The Bacteroidota bacterium genome contains a region encoding:
- the rplD gene encoding 50S ribosomal protein L4, with translation METAIYNIAGEDTGKKIELNESIFGIEPNDHAIYLDVKQYMANNRQGTHKSKERAEIIGSTRKIKRQKGTGTARAGSIKSPLFRGGGRAFGPRPRNYYFKLNKKVKQLARKSALSYKAKNEGLIILENFSFEKPSTKEFVNFETNLKINDKKCLLVLSEQNKNIYLSSRNLKGSKVVMISELTTYDILDASVLLVVDSAIDVLESFFKK, from the coding sequence ATGGAAACAGCAATATATAACATAGCAGGCGAAGATACCGGAAAAAAGATAGAGTTAAACGAATCTATTTTTGGTATTGAACCAAACGACCATGCCATTTATTTGGATGTGAAACAATACATGGCAAATAATCGTCAAGGTACACATAAATCGAAAGAACGAGCTGAAATAATTGGTAGTACCAGAAAAATAAAGCGACAAAAAGGAACAGGAACAGCCAGAGCTGGTAGTATCAAGTCGCCCCTTTTTCGTGGAGGTGGACGAGCATTCGGTCCTCGACCAAGAAATTATTATTTCAAACTGAATAAAAAAGTTAAACAGCTTGCAAGAAAATCTGCATTAAGCTATAAAGCTAAAAACGAGGGACTTATCATATTGGAAAACTTTAGTTTTGAGAAACCATCAACTAAAGAATTTGTAAATTTTGAAACAAATTTAAAAATAAATGACAAAAAATGTCTTTTAGTGTTATCCGAACAAAATAAAAACATATATTTGTCCTCCAGAAATTTAAAGGGCTCAAAAGTCGTAATGATTTCTGAACTAACAACATATGATATATTGGATGCTTCAGTTTTATTAGTTGTTGATAGTGCAATTGACGTTTTGGAGAGTTTTTTTAAGAAATAA
- the rplW gene encoding 50S ribosomal protein L23 translates to MDIIIKPVISEKMTTLGEKLNRYGFIVDKKANKIQIKKAVEDMYGVSVEAVNTMIYGGKPKSRFTKTGVISGKTKAYKKAIVTLLEGDNIDFYSSI, encoded by the coding sequence ATGGATATTATTATAAAGCCAGTAATTAGCGAAAAGATGACCACTTTGGGTGAAAAACTCAACAGATATGGTTTCATAGTTGATAAAAAAGCCAATAAAATTCAAATTAAAAAGGCTGTTGAAGATATGTATGGTGTGTCAGTAGAAGCTGTCAATACCATGATATACGGTGGAAAACCAAAATCAAGATTTACCAAAACCGGTGTAATCTCCGGAAAAACAAAAGCATACAAAAAAGCCATTGTAACTTTACTTGAAGGCGATAACATTGATTTTTATAGTAGTATTTAA
- the rplB gene encoding 50S ribosomal protein L2: protein MGLRKLKPTTPGQRHKIVGTFDEITASKPEKSLIAPIKKSGGRNNEGKMTMRYLGGGHKKRYRLIDFLREKEGIAKVKTIEYDPNRTARIALVVYGDGEKRYIVAPNGLQIDQEIVSGKGVAPEVGNCLLLSEIPLGTIIHNIELYPSQGAVIARSAGSYAQLISREGKYALIKMPSGEIRKILITCKATIGAVSNADHQLERSGKAGRSRWLGRRPRVRGVVMNPVDHPMGGGEGRASGGLPRSRNGIPAKGFKTREKKKASNKYIIERRKK from the coding sequence ATGGGTTTACGAAAACTAAAACCAACAACACCAGGTCAAAGACATAAAATTGTAGGGACTTTTGATGAAATCACAGCATCGAAACCCGAAAAGTCTCTTATTGCGCCAATAAAAAAGAGCGGTGGAAGAAACAATGAAGGTAAAATGACTATGAGATATCTTGGTGGAGGCCATAAAAAAAGATATCGACTAATCGACTTTCTTAGAGAAAAAGAAGGAATAGCCAAAGTGAAAACAATAGAATATGATCCTAACAGAACAGCTAGAATTGCTTTAGTCGTTTATGGCGATGGAGAAAAAAGATATATTGTTGCTCCCAATGGATTACAAATTGACCAAGAAATAGTTTCCGGGAAAGGAGTTGCTCCTGAGGTTGGAAATTGCCTATTATTATCAGAAATTCCACTCGGAACAATTATTCACAACATTGAGCTTTATCCCAGTCAAGGTGCTGTTATTGCTCGTAGTGCTGGATCATATGCACAATTAATTTCTCGTGAAGGAAAATATGCTTTAATAAAAATGCCTTCCGGCGAAATTCGTAAAATTCTTATCACTTGTAAAGCCACAATTGGAGCTGTTTCTAATGCCGATCATCAATTAGAAAGGTCTGGAAAAGCTGGTAGATCTAGATGGTTAGGTAGAAGACCACGTGTGAGAGGAGTTGTAATGAATCCTGTAGATCACCCAATGGGTGGTGGAGAAGGTAGAGCATCAGGAGGATTGCCACGTTCAAGAAATGGTATCCCTGCAAAAGGTTTCAAAACTCGTGAAAAAAAGAAAGCTTCGAACAAATATATAATTGAGCGAAGAAAGAAATAG
- the rpsS gene encoding 30S ribosomal protein S19: MSRSLKKGPFIDFKLERKIVALNETSKKTVVKTWARSSMISPDFVGHTIAVHNGNKFIPVYVTENMVGHKLGEFSPTRTYRGHTSKKK; this comes from the coding sequence ATGAGCCGTTCATTAAAAAAAGGTCCATTCATTGATTTCAAATTAGAAAGAAAAATTGTTGCTCTAAATGAGACAAGCAAAAAAACTGTTGTTAAAACATGGGCAAGAAGTTCAATGATTTCTCCAGACTTTGTAGGGCATACTATAGCCGTTCATAATGGCAATAAATTTATTCCTGTTTATGTAACAGAAAATATGGTAGGACACAAATTAGGTGAATTTTCGCCTACAAGAACATATAGAGGACATACCAGTAAGAAAAAATAA
- the rplV gene encoding 50S ribosomal protein L22 translates to MGARKRLSAEMRNEEKEKLFFASLRNCPTSPRKMRLVADMIRGLEVNKALDILKFSSKEASKKVEKLLLSAISNWQTKNETEKIEDHDLFVSEVFVDSARMLKRIQPAPQGRAHRIRKRSNHVTIFIDSKVTNEIEN, encoded by the coding sequence ATGGGTGCAAGAAAAAGACTCTCAGCAGAAATGCGTAACGAAGAAAAGGAAAAGTTGTTTTTCGCAAGTTTGCGAAATTGCCCTACTTCACCTCGTAAGATGCGATTAGTTGCCGATATGATTAGAGGACTTGAAGTAAATAAAGCTTTAGATATATTAAAATTTAGCTCTAAAGAAGCCTCAAAAAAAGTTGAAAAACTTTTATTATCAGCAATTTCAAACTGGCAAACAAAAAACGAAACAGAAAAAATTGAAGATCACGATTTATTTGTAAGTGAAGTATTTGTTGATTCAGCTCGAATGTTGAAAAGAATTCAACCAGCTCCACAAGGACGTGCTCATAGGATTAGAAAAAGATCTAACCATGTAACAATTTTTATAGATAGTAAAGTAACTAATGAAATTGAAAATTAA
- the rpsC gene encoding 30S ribosomal protein S3 — protein sequence MGQKVNPISNRLGIIKGWDSNWFGGKNYADKLFEDDKIRKYLMARLAKASISRIIIERTLKLVTVTVNTARPGIIIGKGGQEVDKLKEELKKITKKEVQINIYEIKRPEFDAIIVANNIARQIEGKIAYRRAIKMAIASTMRIGAEGIKVLISGRLNGAEMARSEMYKEGRTPLHTLRADIDYALAEAHTKVGLVGVKVWICKGEIFGKRDLSPNIGVTEQKKKAPSFKKRR from the coding sequence ATGGGACAAAAAGTTAATCCGATAAGTAATAGACTTGGAATCATCAAGGGATGGGATTCTAATTGGTTTGGCGGAAAAAACTATGCCGATAAATTATTCGAAGACGACAAAATTCGAAAATATTTAATGGCTCGTTTAGCAAAAGCAAGTATCTCAAGGATTATTATTGAACGAACATTAAAATTAGTTACTGTTACAGTCAATACGGCACGACCTGGAATTATTATTGGTAAAGGCGGACAAGAAGTAGATAAGCTGAAGGAAGAGTTAAAAAAAATTACCAAGAAGGAAGTACAAATAAATATATATGAAATAAAAAGACCTGAATTTGATGCAATAATTGTTGCGAATAATATTGCAAGACAAATTGAAGGAAAAATTGCATATAGAAGAGCAATAAAAATGGCAATTGCATCAACTATGCGAATTGGAGCAGAAGGAATAAAAGTTTTAATCTCAGGGCGATTGAATGGAGCAGAGATGGCACGTTCCGAGATGTATAAAGAAGGAAGAACTCCCCTACATACACTTCGAGCCGATATTGATTATGCTTTAGCAGAAGCACACACAAAAGTTGGATTAGTAGGAGTGAAAGTATGGATTTGCAAAGGTGAAATTTTTGGCAAACGAGATCTGTCGCCAAACATTGGCGTAACCGAACAAAAGAAAAAAGCACCTTCTTTTAAGAAAAGAAGATAA
- the rplP gene encoding 50S ribosomal protein L16, whose amino-acid sequence MLQPRKTKFRKQQKGRMKGNANRGNQLAFGSFGIKALEQTWITGRQIEAARQAVTRHMKREGQIWIRIFPDKPITKKPAEVRMGKGKGAPELFVARVSPGRILFEAEGVPFDIAKEALRLAAQKLPITTKFVVRNDYVENSI is encoded by the coding sequence ATGTTACAACCAAGAAAAACAAAGTTTAGAAAGCAGCAAAAAGGCAGAATGAAAGGAAACGCCAATCGGGGCAATCAATTAGCTTTCGGCTCATTCGGAATCAAAGCATTAGAGCAAACATGGATAACCGGAAGACAAATCGAAGCTGCTCGACAAGCTGTTACACGTCATATGAAACGTGAAGGACAAATTTGGATTAGAATTTTTCCGGATAAACCAATAACAAAAAAACCTGCTGAGGTTAGAATGGGAAAAGGTAAAGGAGCACCAGAACTTTTTGTTGCAAGAGTATCTCCCGGACGGATATTGTTTGAAGCAGAAGGAGTCCCTTTTGACATTGCAAAAGAAGCACTTCGACTGGCTGCACAAAAACTGCCCATAACAACCAAGTTTGTAGTAAGAAACGATTACGTAGAAAATTCAATATAA
- the rpmC gene encoding 50S ribosomal protein L29: MKNSEIRELTTKEVIERIDEEKSILSRQKLNHAVSPLDNPMKIKETRKNIAKLKTELQKRTLSETNK, encoded by the coding sequence ATGAAAAATTCTGAAATTAGAGAATTAACAACAAAAGAGGTAATTGAACGAATAGATGAAGAAAAAAGCATCCTATCTCGTCAGAAATTGAACCACGCTGTTTCACCTTTAGATAATCCGATGAAAATAAAGGAAACAAGGAAAAACATTGCCAAACTGAAAACCGAATTACAAAAAAGAACTTTATCCGAAACTAACAAGTAA
- the rpsQ gene encoding 30S ribosomal protein S17: protein MEKRNLRKEFVGVVVSNKMDKSIVIAVNRKMKHPIYGKYIKKTTKLVAHDEKNDCNIGDTVKIMETRPLSKNKCWRLVEIVERVK from the coding sequence ATGGAAAAGAGAAATTTGAGAAAAGAATTTGTTGGTGTTGTTGTTAGCAACAAAATGGATAAATCTATTGTAATTGCAGTAAATAGAAAAATGAAACATCCCATCTATGGGAAGTACATAAAAAAGACAACAAAATTAGTTGCTCACGACGAAAAAAATGATTGCAATATTGGAGACACTGTGAAAATTATGGAAACACGTCCGTTGAGTAAAAATAAATGTTGGAGATTAGTAGAAATTGTTGAAAGAGTTAAATAA
- the rplN gene encoding 50S ribosomal protein L14 has protein sequence MIQQESRLSVADNSGAKEVLCINVLGGTGKKYASIGDKIVVTVKGAMPGGEVKKGMVTRAVVVRTKKEVRRPDGSYIRFDDNACVLLNQADEIRGTRIFGPVARELRDKQYMKIISLAPEVL, from the coding sequence ATGATACAACAAGAAAGTCGATTATCGGTAGCCGACAATAGCGGTGCGAAAGAGGTTCTTTGCATAAATGTTCTTGGAGGAACCGGCAAAAAGTATGCTTCAATCGGAGATAAAATTGTAGTAACTGTAAAAGGTGCTATGCCCGGTGGCGAAGTGAAAAAGGGAATGGTTACAAGAGCTGTCGTTGTTAGAACCAAAAAAGAAGTAAGAAGACCAGATGGTTCGTACATTAGATTTGATGATAATGCTTGCGTATTGCTAAATCAGGCTGACGAAATTAGAGGAACTCGTATATTCGGCCCCGTAGCTCGCGAACTTAGAGACAAACAATATATGAAAATTATTTCATTAGCTCCTGAGGTATTATAA
- the rplX gene encoding 50S ribosomal protein L24, which translates to MRKKLHIKKGDTVIVISGEAKGQKGKVLEVIAKTNKAIVEQVNLVSRHTKPNAESPNGGIIKKEAPIHVSNILLVDPSTGEPTRIGRRISPKTNKLVRYAKKSGEEIK; encoded by the coding sequence ATGCGAAAGAAACTACACATAAAAAAAGGAGATACTGTTATAGTTATTAGTGGTGAAGCTAAAGGACAAAAAGGAAAAGTACTTGAAGTAATAGCTAAAACCAATAAAGCTATTGTAGAACAAGTAAATTTGGTTTCGAGACATACAAAACCAAATGCAGAAAGTCCTAATGGTGGAATAATTAAAAAAGAAGCACCAATACATGTTTCAAATATTCTACTTGTTGATCCATCAACAGGCGAACCAACAAGAATTGGAAGAAGAATTAGTCCAAAAACAAATAAATTAGTTCGATACGCCAAAAAATCAGGAGAGGAGATAAAATAA
- the rplE gene encoding 50S ribosomal protein L5, which produces MKYIPNLKKKYDEEIIPSLKKEFGYTSVMQVPKLEKIVLNQGIGKAVADKKLLDNATKELSEISGQKAVQTVSKRDISNFKLRRKMPIGAKVTLRKEKMYEFLDRLISASLPRIRDFRGINFKFDGKGNYSLGIKEQIIFPEIEIDKINNILGLDITFVTTASTDEEAYALLKEFGLPFKNIKK; this is translated from the coding sequence ATGAAATATATACCAAACCTAAAGAAAAAGTATGACGAAGAAATAATTCCTTCATTGAAAAAGGAATTTGGTTATACATCAGTTATGCAAGTACCTAAATTAGAAAAAATTGTTCTTAATCAAGGTATTGGTAAAGCTGTCGCAGACAAAAAACTGTTAGATAATGCTACAAAAGAATTATCAGAAATATCAGGACAAAAAGCCGTTCAAACGGTTTCGAAAAGAGATATTTCAAATTTCAAACTAAGACGAAAAATGCCAATCGGAGCAAAAGTTACTCTTAGAAAAGAAAAAATGTATGAATTTCTTGACAGACTTATTTCTGCCTCCCTTCCACGAATTCGCGATTTTAGAGGTATAAATTTTAAATTCGACGGAAAAGGAAACTATTCATTAGGAATAAAAGAGCAAATAATCTTTCCTGAAATTGAAATTGACAAAATAAACAACATATTAGGTTTAGATATTACGTTTGTAACCACTGCAAGTACCGACGAAGAAGCCTACGCATTGTTAAAAGAATTTGGATTACCATTCAAAAATATTAAAAAGTAA
- the rpsN gene encoding 30S ribosomal protein S14 codes for MAKESMKAREVKRKKLVEKYAAKRAKLKAEGDYIGLSKLPKNSSAIRMHNRCTLTGRPKGYMRQFGLSRITFREMASAGLIPGIKKASW; via the coding sequence ATGGCAAAAGAATCAATGAAAGCACGCGAAGTAAAGCGTAAAAAATTAGTTGAAAAATATGCTGCAAAAAGAGCAAAATTGAAAGCTGAAGGAGATTATATTGGTTTAAGTAAACTTCCAAAAAACTCTTCTGCAATCAGAATGCACAACCGCTGCACACTTACCGGACGACCAAAAGGATATATGCGACAATTTGGATTGAGCCGTATTACTTTTAGAGAAATGGCTTCAGCCGGACTAATCCCGGGAATAAAAAAAGCTAGTTGGTAA
- the rpsH gene encoding 30S ribosomal protein S8 — translation MTDPISDFLTRIRNAMMAKHKVVDIPSANIKKEITKILYEKGYISSYKFEDNEVQGTIKIALKYDQKTKTPAIKKLTRISKPGLRKYVGVDSIPRVLNGLGIAILSTSHGVISDKEAKAKKVGGEVLCYVY, via the coding sequence ATGACCGACCCTATTTCAGATTTTCTGACTCGAATCAGAAATGCCATGATGGCAAAGCACAAGGTTGTCGATATTCCTTCAGCAAATATTAAAAAGGAAATTACAAAAATTTTGTACGAGAAAGGATATATTAGTAGCTATAAATTTGAGGACAATGAAGTTCAGGGAACTATAAAAATTGCTCTTAAATACGATCAAAAAACAAAAACTCCTGCTATAAAAAAACTTACAAGAATTAGTAAACCAGGTTTGAGAAAATATGTTGGAGTTGATTCAATTCCGAGAGTACTAAACGGACTTGGGATTGCTATTTTATCTACTTCGCACGGAGTCATTTCAGACAAAGAGGCAAAAGCCAAAAAAGTTGGTGGCGAAGTATTATGTTATGTATATTAA
- the rplF gene encoding 50S ribosomal protein L6, protein MSRIGKLPINIPEKVVVKIDKNNLVTIKGPIGELSQEVNPKMKIEIEDNILTIIRPSDEKEDKALHGLYRALINNMIIGVSKGYELKQEIVGVGYRAEFKNGILDLTLGYSHHIYFQLPKEIQCEATTERRSNTIITLKSHDKQLIGHVAAKIRSFRKPEPYKGKGIKFVGEELRKKAGKAAKV, encoded by the coding sequence ATGTCAAGAATAGGGAAATTACCAATAAATATACCCGAAAAGGTTGTTGTTAAAATTGATAAGAACAATCTTGTTACAATAAAGGGACCTATCGGAGAACTTTCTCAGGAAGTAAATCCGAAAATGAAGATAGAAATTGAAGACAATATCTTAACAATTATCAGACCTTCAGACGAAAAAGAAGATAAGGCATTACATGGTTTGTATCGTGCTCTTATTAATAATATGATTATTGGAGTCTCAAAAGGTTACGAATTGAAACAAGAAATAGTTGGAGTTGGATACAGAGCCGAATTTAAAAATGGAATTTTAGATTTAACGCTTGGATACTCACATCATATTTATTTCCAATTGCCAAAAGAGATTCAATGTGAAGCAACCACCGAAAGACGAAGCAATACGATCATCACCTTAAAAAGTCATGATAAGCAATTAATTGGTCATGTTGCTGCGAAAATCAGGTCGTTCAGAAAACCCGAACCATACAAAGGAAAAGGAATTAAGTTTGTTGGAGAAGAATTAAGAAAGAAAGCTGGTAAGGCTGCTAAAGTTTAA
- a CDS encoding 50S ribosomal protein L18, which yields MALNKLESRKRIKMRIRKVVSGTQEKPRMSVFRSNKQISVQIINDIDGKTVLSASSLNKTIATQEGVNKIAQASLVGKLIAEKAINAGIATVVFDRNGYLYHGRVKKLAEAARKAGLKI from the coding sequence ATGGCTTTAAATAAATTAGAAAGTAGAAAGAGAATAAAAATGAGAATCAGAAAAGTAGTTTCTGGTACTCAGGAAAAACCACGGATGTCTGTATTCAGAAGCAATAAGCAAATTTCTGTTCAAATTATTAATGATATCGATGGCAAAACAGTATTATCGGCATCATCATTGAATAAAACAATTGCAACACAAGAAGGAGTCAATAAAATTGCACAAGCTTCACTTGTCGGAAAACTTATTGCTGAAAAAGCTATAAACGCTGGAATTGCGACAGTAGTTTTTGACAGAAATGGCTATTTGTATCATGGGAGAGTAAAGAAATTGGCAGAAGCAGCAAGAAAAGCCGGACTTAAAATATAA
- the rpsE gene encoding 30S ribosomal protein S5, whose protein sequence is MEEKRIRTSDIDLIDRLVHINRVTKVTKGGRTFSFAAVVVVGNENGIVGWGKGKASEVTTAIAKGVESAKKNLVTIPVLKGTIPHEQYSSFGGAKVFIKPASNGTGVKAGGAMRAVLESVGIKDVLAKSKGSSNPHNLVKATLKALLELRDAHTVAQTRGITLDQVFNG, encoded by the coding sequence ATGGAAGAAAAGAGAATAAGAACTAGTGATATAGATTTAATCGACAGATTAGTACACATTAATAGAGTTACAAAAGTTACTAAAGGTGGTAGGACTTTTAGCTTTGCAGCAGTGGTTGTTGTTGGAAACGAAAACGGAATTGTTGGCTGGGGAAAAGGAAAAGCAAGCGAGGTAACAACAGCAATTGCAAAAGGAGTTGAATCTGCCAAGAAAAATCTTGTTACAATACCTGTATTGAAAGGAACAATTCCTCACGAGCAGTATTCAAGTTTTGGAGGAGCTAAAGTTTTTATTAAACCTGCTTCAAACGGAACCGGAGTAAAAGCTGGTGGTGCAATGCGCGCAGTATTAGAGAGTGTTGGTATAAAAGACGTTTTGGCAAAATCTAAGGGCTCTTCAAATCCTCATAATTTGGTGAAAGCTACCTTAAAAGCACTTTTAGAACTTAGAGATGCACATACGGTAGCACAAACAAGGGGTATTACCTTAGATCAAGTATTTAATGGTTAA
- the rpmD gene encoding 50S ribosomal protein L30, which produces MAKLKITQKKSRIGSTLRQKRTLDALGLRKTNSVVEKEITPQIEGMVNKVRHLVEIEEI; this is translated from the coding sequence ATGGCAAAATTAAAAATAACACAAAAAAAGAGTAGGATTGGTAGTACTCTCAGGCAGAAAAGAACACTCGATGCTCTTGGCTTAAGAAAAACCAATTCTGTTGTTGAAAAAGAGATAACTCCTCAAATTGAAGGAATGGTCAACAAAGTGAGACATCTTGTTGAAATTGAAGAAATTTAA
- the rplO gene encoding 50S ribosomal protein L15, producing MDLSNLKPAKGSVKKGKRIGRGQGSGRGGTSTRGHKGAKSRSGYSKKIGFEGGQMPLQRRVPKFGFKNINRKEFKGINIEAIQKLVDKDGITVFTDKVLVDAGLASKNDLIKILGDGELKSKIEISAHAFSKSALAAIEKLEGTAIKL from the coding sequence ATGGATTTAAGCAATCTAAAACCAGCAAAAGGTTCAGTTAAAAAAGGCAAACGAATTGGTAGAGGTCAAGGTTCAGGACGAGGCGGAACCTCAACTAGAGGACACAAAGGAGCCAAATCAAGATCAGGTTATTCCAAAAAAATTGGTTTTGAAGGTGGACAAATGCCATTGCAAAGACGAGTACCAAAATTTGGATTCAAAAATATAAATAGAAAAGAATTTAAAGGTATTAATATTGAAGCAATTCAAAAATTAGTTGATAAAGATGGCATTACTGTTTTTACAGATAAAGTTTTAGTTGATGCCGGTTTAGCCTCGAAAAATGATTTGATTAAGATATTAGGTGATGGCGAACTAAAGTCGAAAATAGAAATTAGTGCACATGCATTCTCAAAATCCGCACTTGCAGCTATTGAAAAATTAGAAGGAACAGCAATAAAACTTTAG
- the secY gene encoding preprotein translocase subunit SecY: MKDFIETIKNIFKIEDLRARIITTLGFILIYRLGSFIVIPGVDPSKLASLQNQTADGLLGLLNMFSGGAFGNASIFALGIMPYISASIVIQLLGMAVPYFQRLQREGESGRKKINQITRYLTVLITGFQAPTYIANLKSQLPPEAFTISSTFFWVTAIVILIAGTMFIMWLGEKITDKGIGNGISLIIMIGIIARLPFAIFAEFGSRLEQSGGGLIMFLLEIIILFFIFMATILLVQGTRRIPVQYAKRIVGNKQYGGVRQYIPLKVNAAGVMPIIFAQAIMFVPMAIAGYGGESMSGFAAAFSDYTGFWYNFTFALMIIAFTYFYTAITINPTQMAEDMKRNGGFIPGVKPGRKTVEFLDTIMSRITLPGSVFLAIIAILPPIAMIAGVNNQFAQFFGGTSLLILIGVVLDTLQQIESHLLMRHYDGLMKSGRIKGRGGRASAM, encoded by the coding sequence ATGAAAGATTTTATAGAAACTATAAAAAACATTTTTAAGATTGAAGATCTTAGGGCTAGAATAATTACTACCTTAGGATTTATTCTTATCTACAGATTGGGTTCGTTTATTGTGATACCTGGAGTTGATCCATCTAAATTAGCAAGCCTACAAAATCAAACTGCCGACGGACTACTTGGACTATTAAATATGTTTTCTGGTGGAGCGTTTGGAAATGCTTCTATTTTTGCATTAGGAATTATGCCTTATATTTCTGCTTCCATTGTGATTCAGTTGTTAGGAATGGCAGTTCCATATTTTCAACGATTGCAGCGCGAAGGCGAAAGCGGAAGAAAGAAAATTAATCAAATAACAAGATATTTGACCGTTCTTATAACTGGTTTTCAAGCACCTACTTATATTGCAAACCTCAAGAGTCAATTACCTCCTGAAGCATTTACAATTTCAAGTACCTTTTTCTGGGTTACAGCAATTGTGATTCTTATAGCAGGTACTATGTTCATTATGTGGCTAGGCGAGAAAATTACTGATAAAGGGATTGGAAATGGAATTTCACTTATCATTATGATTGGTATTATTGCAAGATTACCATTTGCAATATTTGCAGAATTTGGTTCAAGACTCGAACAATCTGGCGGTGGATTAATTATGTTCCTTCTGGAAATAATTATTTTATTCTTCATTTTTATGGCAACAATTCTGCTCGTTCAGGGGACAAGAAGGATTCCTGTTCAGTATGCAAAAAGAATTGTTGGAAACAAGCAATATGGCGGTGTTCGTCAATACATTCCTTTGAAAGTTAATGCTGCTGGAGTTATGCCTATTATTTTTGCACAAGCAATAATGTTTGTTCCAATGGCAATTGCCGGTTATGGAGGAGAATCAATGTCAGGATTTGCTGCTGCTTTTTCCGATTATACTGGATTCTGGTATAATTTCACTTTTGCATTAATGATTATTGCATTTACATATTTTTATACTGCAATTACCATTAATCCAACCCAAATGGCTGAAGACATGAAGCGAAACGGAGGATTCATTCCTGGAGTAAAACCAGGTCGAAAAACCGTTGAATTTCTTGATACTATTATGTCAAGAATAACATTGCCAGGTTCAGTATTTTTAGCAATTATTGCCATTTTACCTCCAATTGCTATGATTGCAGGAGTAAACAATCAGTTTGCTCAATTTTTTGGAGGAACATCATTATTGATTTTAATAGGAGTTGTACTTGATACATTACAACAAATTGAAAGTCATTTGTTAATGCGTCATTACGATGGATTAATGAAATCTGGTAGGATTAAGGGAAGAGGCGGAAGAGCATCTGCAATGTAG